The Henckelia pumila isolate YLH828 chromosome 2, ASM3356847v2, whole genome shotgun sequence genome includes a window with the following:
- the LOC140882729 gene encoding chlorophyll a-b binding protein, chloroplastic: MASACASSTIAAVAFSSPSSQKNGSVVGASKAAFLGGKRLRVSKVGTATSEARSVNVSCVAADPNRPLWFPGSTPPPWLDGSLPADFGFDPLGLGSDPETLKWFVQSEIVHSRWAMLGAAGIFIPEFLTKLGILNTPSWYTAGELEYFTDTTTLFIIELILIGWAEGRRWADILKPGCVNTDPIFPNNKLTGTDVGYPGGLWFDPLGWGSGSPEKVKELRTKEIKNGRLAMLAVFGAWFQHIYTGTGPIDNLFAHLADPGHATVFAAFTPK, from the exons ATGGCCTCTGCTTGTGCTTCATCCACCATTGCGGCTGTTGCTTTCTCTTCTCCCAG TTCCCAGAAGAATGGCTCGGTTGTGGGTGCATCAAAGGCTGCTTTCTTAGGAGGAAAGAGACTGAGAGTAAGCAAGGTGGGCACTGCCACATCGGAGGCACGATCTGTCAATGTTTCGTGCGTCGCCGCTGATCCGAACAGACCTCTGTGGTTCCCCGGAAGCACCCCTCCCCCGTGGCTCGATGGCAG CCTTCCCGCAGACTTCGGCTTCGATCCCCTCGGCCTAG GATCGGACCCGGAGACCTTGAAATGGTTCGTGCAATCGGAGATCGTGCACAGCAGATGGGCCATGCTTGGCGCGGCCGGCATCTTCATCCCCGAGTTCCTGACCAAGTTGGGTATCTTGAACACCCCATCATGGTACACCGCCGGTGAACTAGAGTACTTCACCGACACCACGACGCTCTTCATAATCGAGCTGATCCTGATCGGGTGGGCCGAGGGACGGAGATGGGCGGACATACTGAAGCCCGGGTGCGTGAACACCGACCCCATTTTCCCCAACAACAAGCTCACGGGAACCGACGTGGGCTACCCCGGCGGGTTGTGGTTCGACCCGCTCGGATGGGGCAGTGGATCCCCTGAAAAAGTGAAGGAATTGAGAACTAAAGAGATCAAGAATGGTAGGTTGGCTATGTTGGCTGTATTTGGAGCCTGGTTCCAGCATATATACACCGGAACCGGACCCATTGATAACCTCTTCGCTCACCTCGCCGACCCCGGCCACGCCACGGTTTTCGCA GCTTTCACTCCAAAGTAA